The nucleotide window GGTTTGCAGCAGCATTTCCATCAACATGGCCTTGGAGGCCCCCTTGGCAGGCGGGCCATTGCGCAGTTCCAGCGCGGCCGTGAGATAGCTGTTGCGCCAGGTCGCGGCCTCTGCCACGTAACCCATCTGGTCATAGGTCTTGGCCAGTAACTCCTTGGCAGTTTTGCTCGATGGGTCACCAAAGACGGCGTGGTTCAGCAGCTCGGCCGCCCAGCGGTAGTCACCCTTGTCATAGGCCGTTTGTGCCGCCGCGACGGCCTTGTCGGCGCCGCCGATCAGCTCCAGATAACGCTTGGCCGACTCCTGCGGTGGCAGGGGGTTCAGGTTGGCCGGATTGCCGTCATAGGCACCCAGGTAAAACTGGTACACCGCCTTGACGTTGTGGCGCAAGTCACCGTAGTAGCCACGCGCGCCAAAGTATTCGGAGAGCGACTTGGGCAGCTTCACCAGGTCAGGAATTTCCTTGATGGTGTAGCCGGCGTTGATCAGGCGCACCGTCTGGTCGTGCGTGTATTTGTACACATCACGGTGCATGGTGATCAGCTTCTTGATATTGGCATTGCCCCACTCCGGCCAGTTGTGGGAGGCGATGTAGACATCGGCCTCGCGCACCTGCTCCAGCGCGTGGTCCATGTAGTTGGACCAGCGCAGCGCGTCGCGCACCTTGGCACCCCGCACGGGCAGCAGGTTGTGCATTTGTTGGCTCAGATTCTCTGCGCCGTCGTACAGCCGTTTCGCGGGAATGCTGAAGGTCATCTCGGCCGGGCATTCCGCGCCTGGGGCGTTGTAAAACACAAAGCCCACACCGTCGATGTCCATTTTCTGTTCCGGTTGGGTGACCAGCACCGTGGGCGCAATGATGCCTATGGTGCCGTAGGCCACATCCTTGCCCAAGCCGGTGTCCACATTGCCTTTGGCGTTGCGTGGCAGGTCGCGGCCAAACTGGTAGAGCGAGCGGCGCGCCATGGCCGTGCCCACCAGGATGTTTTCGCTGGTGGCTTCTTCCATGAAACCTTCGGGCGCCACCACAGGAATGTTGCGCTCGGCCACTTCCTTGGGCGTGACCACGCCCAGCACGCCGCCAAAGTGGTCGGCATGTGCGTGGGTGATGATGACCGCGGACACCGGCTTCTTACCCAGGTGTTGATTGGCAAACGCCAGTGCCGCACTGGAGGTCTCGCGCGCAGTCAACGGGTCGACGACGATCCAGCCTTTTTTGCCCTCAATCAGCGTCATGTTGGCGATGTCAAAGCCGCGCAACTGGTACACCCCTTCGGATACCTTGAACAGGCCAAAGTTGGCATTGAGCTGGGCGTGGCGCCACAGGCTGGGGTTGACGGTGTCTGCTGCCTTGCCATCGAGGAAGTTGTAGGCATCAAAGTCTTTCAGTACCGTGCCGTCTGCCGTGGTGATCTTGCCGCTAGGCTTGGCGATGAAGCCGCGCTTGGCGTTTTCAAAGTCCTGCTGGTCGTCCAGCTTGAGCTCCTGCGCAAACAGGGCATTGGCCTTGAGCGTGGTCTCGGAAGCATCGCCCGCTGCACCGCCGATGCCGGTGTTCTTGCTGCAGCCAGCCAGTATGACGAGTGCTGCAAGCAAGGTGGCGTTGAGTGTGTTGATCTTCATGGGTGTTTCCTCGAAAATACGGGGTTTAGTGTGCGGCGCGAATCAGGTCTGCGGCCTTTTCACCAATCATGATGCTGGGCGCATTGGTGTTGCCACCAATCAGGGTGGGCATGATGGACGCATCGGCCACACGCAGGCCGGCGATGCCCTTGACGCGCAACTGCGCATCGACCACGGCCATGGCGTCACTGTCCGGGCCCATCTTGCAGGTGCCCACCGGGTGGTACTGGGTATCGGCACGGTTGCGAATGTCCTGCTCCATGGCTTGTATGTCGTCCACGCGCACCGGGTACATCATCTTGCCGCGCACGGGCGCAAAGGCGCTGGATTCGATGAGGCGTTGTTGAACCTGTCCGCCCTTGAGCAGCAGTTGCATGTCGCGCTCGTCTGCCAGAAAGCGTGGGTCAATCACCGGGGCAACGCGTGGATCGGTGCTTTGCAACCCTACGGTACCGCGGCTGTAGGGGCGCAACACATCCACGTGGCAGGAGATGCCGTGACCCAGATGCGGCTTGCGCGCGTGGTCATCCACCGAGGCCAGCACAAACACCAGTTGCAGGTCGGGCACGGCCACGTCCGGATGGGATTTGAAAAATGCACCCGCTGAGGCGATGGCGCTGGTGACCATGCCGCTGCGCTGCTTGCGCCACTCCATGATCGCCCCCAAGGCCTTGCCAGTGCCGCGCAGTGACACGCCAAACGACGCAGTGTTGCTGGGCACACTCCAGCTCTGTACGTAGTCGATATGGTCCTGCAGGTTCTGGCCTACGCCGGGAAGGTTGTGGGTGACTGCAATGCCCAGCTTTTGCAAATCCTGCGCCGCACCGATGCCGGAGAGCTGCAACAACTGTGGTGAGCCAAACGCACCGGCAGAAACAACCACTTCGCGGCGCGCGCGTACGGTCTGTAACTGGTTACTTTGGTAGAACTGCACGCCGGTCGCACGGCGGTCCTGCACATTGATCTTTGCGGTGACCGCACGCGTGATGACCTTGAGGTTGGGGCGGTTCAGGTGGGGCGTCAGGTAGCCCTTGGCGGCGCTGCAGCGCTCGCCGTTCTTGTGGGTCACCTGATACAGGAAGGCGCCGTCTTGCTGGGCACCGTTGTAGTCGGGGTTGAGCGCCATGCCGTTTTGCGCAGCGGCATCCAGAAACATCTGGCTCAACGGGCTGTCAAAACGCGGGTAAGTCACGTTGAGCGGGCCGCCCTGGCCATGGAAGCTGTCCTGAAACTGCTCGTTGTTCTCCGAACGTTTGAACAGCGGAAGCACATCGTCATAACTCCAGCCCGGGTTGCCCAAGCCCGCCCAGTGGTCGTAGTCCCAGCGGTTGCCGCGCACATAGAGCATGGCATTGATGGAGCTGGAGCCGCCCAGCGTCTTTCCGCGCGGCTGGTAGCCACGGCGTCCATATAGGCCGGCCTGCGGCACGGTCTCATAACCGTAGTTGTTGATCTTGGTGGGCACCATGGCCACCACGCCGGCCGGTGCGTGGATCAGCACGCTGCTGTCCGGGCCGCCGGCTTCCAGCAGGCAGACCGTCACGTTCGGGTCTTCGCTCAGGCGCGATGCCAGTACACAACCGGCCGAGCCCGCGCCCACGACCACATAGTCAAATTCCATCTCTGCCATCACATGTCTCCCGTTCTTATGCTGGTGGATTGTGAAATCCGGCCGATAATTCGTCCAATGCATTTGATATTTCATATCAATGCGCTGAATGCATAATGCTTCGGTAGAAACACCCATACGCATGGATTTACGGCGCCTCAAACACTTGGTCACCTTGGCCGATGCACGCAACTTCGGGCGTGCGGCCTTGTTGTGCCACGTCAGCCAGTCGGCTTTCAGCCGCAGCGTGCAAGCGGCGGAAGAAGAGTTGGGACTCAAGCTGTTTGACCGTGGGTCACTGGAAGTGACCTGTACCGATGCCGGTGCCTTTGTGGTGGAACGTGCGCGCAAGCTGCTGTTCGAGAACCATTGCCTGGAGCGGGATGTCAGTCTGTACCGCGAGCGGCTCATCGGTGATCTGGCTTTTGGCGTGGGGCCGTACCCGGCCGCCACACTGCTGCCACGCCTGCTGGTGGAAACCCGCAACCGCTACCCCGGCGTGAATGTGCGTGTGGAGGTGAACAACGCGCGGTACCTGCTGGACCATTTGCGTGCGGAGGAACTGGACTTTTATCTCGCCGACCTGCGCAATGTGCCCCATGCGGTCGACCTGTCTTTCACCCGCATTGGCCGGATGGTGGCAGGCTTTTACGTGCGTGCAGGCCATCCGCTGCTGCGCGAAGCCCGCGTGCAGGCGCCGCAACTTCTCCCGTATGGCTTGGCCAGCGTGCGTGTACCGGAGTCGGTGTCGCAGGCCCTGGGCGTGTTGTTTGGCCTGGAAGATGGCAAACACGCGCCTCTGGCGCTGGAATGTGACGACCTGCATTTGCTCAAAGCCATTGCGATGGAGACCGATACAGTGCTGGCCTGCACCGATGCCGCCACCCGGCAAGAGGTCGAAAACGCAACGCTGGTGCGCCTGGATGTAGCGCAACTGCCGTCCCTGTTTTCCGACATGGGCGTGGTGTCGCTCAAGGGCAGGAGTTATTCCCCGATGGCCCAGTTCGCGGTGGACTACCTTACCGACCTGGGTGCCTTGCAAGCGATGGACTGACAACGCACCTCCACGCTGCAATTCCCCGCACAATCAGACCCATGCGCAAACACTTCTCTGAAACCACGGCACACCAGCGGATTGCCTATGGTGCGGCGGCGGGTGCTGTAGTGGCGCTTCTGCCCTTGCCATTGGCTGCGCAATCGCATGGCCTGCTGGCATGGACGGTGGGGGCCACGGTGTATCTGGGGCTGGCGTGGTGGCTGGCGCTGGAGTTTGATGCCGAACGCACCCGTGCCCGCGCGCAGATGCAGGATGCGTCGGCGCCCGTGTTGTCGGTGTTGCTGCTGCTCTCGGTGTTCGCCAGCATGGCGGCTACGGCCATCCTGTTGCAGCACGTGAAGGACCTGTCTTCCGCGCAACGCATGGGGCACTTCGCGCTCACCTTGATGGCGCTGGCGGCATCGTGGCTGTTGATGCAGACGGTTTTTGCCTTCCGTTACGCCCACATGTATTACCAGGAAGAACTGCGCGGCCACCCCAACGGCGCGGGCCTGGACTTTCCGGGCAAGCTGCCGCCCGATTAT belongs to Rhodoferax saidenbachensis and includes:
- a CDS encoding alkyl/aryl-sulfatase; translated protein: MKINTLNATLLAALVILAGCSKNTGIGGAAGDASETTLKANALFAQELKLDDQQDFENAKRGFIAKPSGKITTADGTVLKDFDAYNFLDGKAADTVNPSLWRHAQLNANFGLFKVSEGVYQLRGFDIANMTLIEGKKGWIVVDPLTARETSSAALAFANQHLGKKPVSAVIITHAHADHFGGVLGVVTPKEVAERNIPVVAPEGFMEEATSENILVGTAMARRSLYQFGRDLPRNAKGNVDTGLGKDVAYGTIGIIAPTVLVTQPEQKMDIDGVGFVFYNAPGAECPAEMTFSIPAKRLYDGAENLSQQMHNLLPVRGAKVRDALRWSNYMDHALEQVREADVYIASHNWPEWGNANIKKLITMHRDVYKYTHDQTVRLINAGYTIKEIPDLVKLPKSLSEYFGARGYYGDLRHNVKAVYQFYLGAYDGNPANLNPLPPQESAKRYLELIGGADKAVAAAQTAYDKGDYRWAAELLNHAVFGDPSSKTAKELLAKTYDQMGYVAEAATWRNSYLTAALELRNGPPAKGASKAMLMEMLLQTPIERFLEAMAAGLNGPDAEGKNLKVNLVLTDLKESYVLWIENSVLHFKKAAPADDANATLTLTRDIFVKMIAGTAGVKDTLLSDDLKIGGSKIDLVRFFGLIDKAPGTFAIVTK
- a CDS encoding GMC family oxidoreductase is translated as MAEMEFDYVVVGAGSAGCVLASRLSEDPNVTVCLLEAGGPDSSVLIHAPAGVVAMVPTKINNYGYETVPQAGLYGRRGYQPRGKTLGGSSSINAMLYVRGNRWDYDHWAGLGNPGWSYDDVLPLFKRSENNEQFQDSFHGQGGPLNVTYPRFDSPLSQMFLDAAAQNGMALNPDYNGAQQDGAFLYQVTHKNGERCSAAKGYLTPHLNRPNLKVITRAVTAKINVQDRRATGVQFYQSNQLQTVRARREVVVSAGAFGSPQLLQLSGIGAAQDLQKLGIAVTHNLPGVGQNLQDHIDYVQSWSVPSNTASFGVSLRGTGKALGAIMEWRKQRSGMVTSAIASAGAFFKSHPDVAVPDLQLVFVLASVDDHARKPHLGHGISCHVDVLRPYSRGTVGLQSTDPRVAPVIDPRFLADERDMQLLLKGGQVQQRLIESSAFAPVRGKMMYPVRVDDIQAMEQDIRNRADTQYHPVGTCKMGPDSDAMAVVDAQLRVKGIAGLRVADASIMPTLIGGNTNAPSIMIGEKAADLIRAAH
- a CDS encoding LysR family transcriptional regulator; this translates as MDLRRLKHLVTLADARNFGRAALLCHVSQSAFSRSVQAAEEELGLKLFDRGSLEVTCTDAGAFVVERARKLLFENHCLERDVSLYRERLIGDLAFGVGPYPAATLLPRLLVETRNRYPGVNVRVEVNNARYLLDHLRAEELDFYLADLRNVPHAVDLSFTRIGRMVAGFYVRAGHPLLREARVQAPQLLPYGLASVRVPESVSQALGVLFGLEDGKHAPLALECDDLHLLKAIAMETDTVLACTDAATRQEVENATLVRLDVAQLPSLFSDMGVVSLKGRSYSPMAQFAVDYLTDLGALQAMD
- a CDS encoding DUF1345 domain-containing protein; protein product: MRKHFSETTAHQRIAYGAAAGAVVALLPLPLAAQSHGLLAWTVGATVYLGLAWWLALEFDAERTRARAQMQDASAPVLSVLLLLSVFASMAATAILLQHVKDLSSAQRMGHFALTLMALAASWLLMQTVFAFRYAHMYYQEELRGHPNGAGLDFPGKLPPDYFDFLYYAHVVGMTSQVSDVVVTSRKMRHLTLVHSVSAFAFNMLVLALSINVMAGAIQ